The following are from one region of the Bacteroidota bacterium genome:
- a CDS encoding UvrD-helicase domain-containing protein → MEQFKIYKSSAGSGKTFTLVKEYLAIALRNPERYKNILALTFTNKAAGEMKARILSELASLSKGDESAMKEVLVAEFGIQASHVAVAAKTVLGKILHDYANFAVRTIDSFTHKLIRSFAKDLELPGRFEIEMDSKLMLQRTVDQLMDTIGRDDYVTEILVRFVEEKLRDQDGWRIESDLKNVGMELFRETSKPFLSQLKHFDNAQFPEFIEMLRQKKRAFPDEVHALAKEALEIVERNGLEARDFHQSSNSVVTKLGKMIAATKPSEFEPELGSKVFLEAAVDDRWERKGDQNPRVAAALDSGLRAKVQQLHHYHTSQFQDYNTAWHAFQNVHSLAVMQQIEDLIEAYKAQYNLVHISDFQPKIEQFIRDETPDYIYWRLGERYRHFMLDEFQDTSLLQWLNLFPLVENLKGGGAGESGSLLIVGDSKQAIYRWRGGETTLMEFLVPEKLGVVPKLLARNFRSKEYVVDFNNRFFAEAVNLVSATHPEIGQIYSDHAQLVRPGNETQGFVRIELLETEHNKFAEAAYERTVELVQSLLEQGYEYRDIAILVRTKDEGSNVAEALSKEGIRVISAESILLCKSPVVNFLVSLFRLLFDPSDAIPRAEVLHYFFRDLHHGTDWGIDPNLRIREILLDEHPIQAMFEVLPKAFKLLSYRTDRLSLYELAEETIRIFELEKMAPAFVQHFLDVVLEFSERKKPDIGAFLEFWDDKKDDFSLIVPEGENAVEILTIHKSKGLEFPIVIIPRADWSTSPKAYSTIWASSGDSFGEYPANHLIKAQAGLQQSAFGETYQSELDKTLLDNLNVLYVAFTRARERLYVLAPAKSASAQKTKGPEEIKSIGALIRSVLDTPDFRGMDANIYESGFPVPPAAKPPIAEPKKPARLISTAWRDRIRIDRKARKFWEAGADGTQSLGPLMAEVLRNLPNSTALTLSLDRLLETGMATEATKSELEKRLGSILQQPQIAAWYAEGQSYRFGMKFLFGPTEPLSVDRVIISENRFILLVIVDTTREKADLKAIASCKKFLIEEENREVDAWTLQLPDGILAQV, encoded by the coding sequence ATGGAACAATTCAAAATTTACAAATCATCTGCCGGCTCTGGCAAGACCTTCACCTTGGTCAAGGAGTACCTTGCGATTGCCTTGCGGAACCCGGAACGGTACAAAAACATCCTTGCGTTGACCTTTACCAACAAGGCTGCGGGGGAAATGAAGGCGCGTATCCTTTCCGAACTTGCCTCGCTTTCCAAAGGGGATGAAAGTGCGATGAAGGAGGTGCTCGTCGCCGAATTTGGAATCCAAGCGAGCCATGTCGCCGTTGCAGCAAAGACCGTTTTGGGTAAAATCCTGCATGATTACGCCAATTTTGCCGTCCGCACGATTGACAGTTTTACACACAAGCTCATTCGTTCGTTTGCAAAGGATTTGGAGCTTCCCGGTCGGTTTGAAATCGAAATGGATTCCAAATTGATGTTGCAACGCACCGTGGACCAATTGATGGACACCATCGGCCGGGACGATTATGTGACGGAGATTTTGGTGCGTTTTGTTGAAGAGAAACTTCGGGATCAGGACGGATGGCGTATCGAATCCGACCTGAAAAATGTCGGGATGGAGCTGTTCAGGGAGACGAGCAAGCCATTTCTATCGCAGTTGAAGCATTTTGACAATGCACAGTTTCCGGAATTCATCGAGATGTTGCGCCAGAAAAAACGTGCATTTCCCGACGAAGTTCATGCCCTCGCAAAAGAAGCACTGGAAATCGTCGAACGCAATGGCCTTGAAGCCAGAGACTTTCACCAAAGCTCCAACAGCGTCGTCACGAAATTGGGCAAAATGATCGCTGCCACGAAGCCATCAGAATTCGAACCGGAATTGGGTTCCAAGGTCTTTTTGGAGGCTGCGGTCGACGACCGCTGGGAACGCAAAGGCGACCAAAATCCAAGGGTAGCCGCTGCGCTTGACAGCGGACTGCGCGCAAAAGTTCAGCAACTCCATCATTATCACACATCCCAATTCCAAGATTACAACACCGCTTGGCACGCCTTTCAAAATGTGCATTCGCTGGCGGTCATGCAGCAAATCGAGGATCTGATCGAGGCCTACAAAGCACAGTACAACCTCGTCCATATCAGCGATTTCCAGCCCAAAATCGAGCAATTCATCCGCGACGAAACGCCCGACTACATCTATTGGCGCCTCGGCGAACGCTACCGGCATTTTATGCTCGACGAATTTCAGGACACCTCCCTCCTGCAATGGCTTAACCTGTTTCCCCTGGTGGAGAATCTCAAAGGCGGTGGCGCTGGCGAATCGGGAAGTTTGCTCATCGTCGGTGATTCCAAACAGGCGATTTACCGTTGGCGCGGTGGCGAAACGACCCTGATGGAATTCCTTGTTCCGGAAAAGCTTGGCGTTGTACCCAAACTGCTTGCCCGCAACTTTCGCAGCAAGGAATATGTGGTCGATTTCAACAATCGTTTTTTTGCAGAAGCCGTCAACCTCGTCTCCGCCACCCATCCCGAGATTGGCCAAATTTACAGCGACCACGCGCAGCTTGTGCGCCCCGGCAACGAAACCCAAGGTTTTGTCAGAATCGAATTGCTCGAAACAGAACACAACAAGTTTGCAGAAGCCGCTTATGAACGCACTGTTGAACTCGTCCAAAGCTTGCTCGAGCAAGGCTACGAATACCGTGACATCGCCATTTTGGTGCGCACCAAAGACGAAGGAAGCAATGTTGCCGAAGCCCTCTCCAAGGAAGGAATTCGTGTGATTTCCGCAGAGTCGATCTTGCTGTGCAAATCTCCCGTTGTCAATTTCCTCGTCAGCCTCTTTCGGTTACTGTTTGATCCATCCGATGCGATTCCGCGGGCGGAAGTCCTGCATTATTTTTTCAGGGATTTGCACCATGGCACCGATTGGGGCATCGATCCCAACTTGCGCATCCGCGAAATTTTGCTGGATGAACACCCGATTCAGGCCATGTTTGAAGTGTTGCCCAAAGCATTCAAACTGCTGAGCTACCGCACTGACCGGCTATCCCTGTATGAATTGGCCGAGGAAACGATCCGCATTTTTGAGTTGGAAAAAATGGCGCCGGCCTTTGTACAGCATTTTCTGGACGTGGTTTTGGAGTTTTCAGAGCGCAAAAAACCGGATATCGGGGCGTTTCTTGAGTTTTGGGATGACAAAAAGGACGATTTTTCCCTGATCGTTCCGGAAGGCGAGAATGCGGTGGAGATCTTGACGATTCACAAAAGCAAAGGCCTCGAATTTCCAATCGTGATCATCCCGCGAGCAGACTGGAGCACTTCTCCCAAGGCATATTCTACGATTTGGGCATCCTCGGGCGATAGTTTTGGCGAATATCCTGCCAATCACTTGATCAAAGCACAGGCTGGATTGCAGCAGTCTGCATTCGGGGAAACCTATCAAAGCGAGCTGGACAAAACGCTGCTCGACAATTTGAATGTGCTTTACGTGGCATTCACACGCGCCCGTGAGCGCCTGTACGTGCTCGCGCCAGCCAAATCGGCAAGTGCCCAAAAGACCAAAGGTCCCGAGGAAATCAAAAGCATCGGCGCCCTGATTCGCAGCGTTTTAGATACTCCCGATTTCCGTGGGATGGATGCCAATATCTACGAATCCGGCTTCCCGGTTCCGCCTGCAGCCAAGCCACCGATTGCCGAACCCAAAAAGCCTGCCCGCTTGATCTCAACCGCTTGGCGCGACCGCATCCGCATCGACCGGAAAGCGCGTAAATTTTGGGAAGCCGGTGCAGATGGCACGCAGTCACTTGGGCCGTTGATGGCCGAAGTTTTGCGCAACCTGCCCAATTCCACGGCATTGACACTTTCTTTGGACCGGCTGCTGGAAACGGGCATGGCTACGGAAGCCACCAAATCGGAGCTCGAAAAGCGCCTCGGTAGCATTCTGCAGCAACCGCAAATTGCCGCTTGGTACGCCGAAGGGCAATCCTACCGGTTCGGAATGAAATTCCTCTTTGGTCCCACCGAACCTTTGTCCGTGGACCGCGTGATCATTTCCGAAAACCGCTTCATTTTGCTGGTCATTGTGGACACTACCCGCGAAAAGGCTGACCTAAAGGCCATTGCGAGTTGCAAAAAGTTCCTGATCGAAGAAGAAAATCGCGAAGTCGATGCTTGGACGCTTCAATTGCCGGATGGCATTTTGGCACAAGTTTGA